The sequence CCTCGCCGTTTCGTCTCGTGTTTTGGCTCCAGGCTCGCTCCAAGAAAGGGAACgggtttattaactttttcatattttttttctctcttgtttctaCTATCTTCTATTTTTCCTCTTAGGCTTCCTCTTAGGCTATACAGAGTCTCAGTAGGGGCCACTATTTTCTACCAATCCCAATACTCTGCCTCCAGACATGTCAGATTCTTCTGGCTACCCAGCACGCCGGACCTACCTCCGTCCTTTCCCCGTCATATCGGACGTCCAAACGCGGCAAGGTCGTGATCAAGGACCCTCAAGACGCCCCTCAAGCCACGCCTTGCTAGGTCGCCAGCACGTGGGATTCTAGGGCCCATCAATCAATCCGCAACGAACCGTGGGAACACGGCTCCTAGCCATTGGCTCCACGCCAACGGGAGCACCGCTATAGGCCAGAAAGGAGATCCACAGCCGCCTCATGGGTATCACATCACATAATGCGCAAAAGCACCCAAAAAcaagaatgaagagaagcCTCCTGGTAGTAATGGCTCTATGCTCGACAACTTGACCCCTCTCCGCATGGTTCTGGTTgcatatactactactaggtagtactaggtacctacatgtTTGAATACCCCCGCGGCAAGTTGTCAAACCTCTCTTTTCAAAGGCAGTCTTAACGCAGCATTGGCCTCACGGCGATATGCGTACAACTGTAAGTATTCGGATTTTACTACCGTAGTACTCACGAGATCACTTTGGCGGCGCTCAAGTTGGGATCGGCGGAGGATATTCTATTTGCTGACCACGCGagaagagcgagagaagTTGCCACCAAACTCGGTGCCGGGTCTGCCACTTCGGCCCCGTCTTGGACTAAGGCAAGCCGCTTTTAGGCCCAGACATGTTATTCATCTGCCGTTTCGGAAACCTTTTATGGCTCGAATGTGACTCTACTGGGTACGTATGAAGCACAGGGCAACCCCAAATACTACTTTTAGTTCCTTAAAAGGGAAGTGCTTGTAATGCAAAGACACCTCGTGTCCAAAAGGAAGCTCTACCCGGTAGTTACATACGGCAATGCCTGCAATTGCTCTTCCGAGCCAAGACATCCACGCAAGCTTGTATGGGGTACCTAGGTATGATACTCAAGCAGGTAACTGACAGCACGGCTATGTAGACAAGCAGCTTCACTCGTGATGTTATTTAAACCCTGGCGCGGATTGCGAACCTCTACATGGATGTCGAGCATCGTCTTCTTAAATTGGCCTTCTCTTATTTACCAGCCCTGTCCCGTCAATACGAGAACTCGCGTGCTGGGCGCTCTTTTCAGCGCGATCATCCAAATCAAGATGTGATATAAATATGAAACAGAACAACTTTAGACCACCAAATTTTACCATGCTGGAAACGGCAGTGCTGAGGATTGCCTAGTGTCTGATCATACTTGCAAAGGCAATCTACCAGGGGCCCTTACAATCTTCATCTCAAACACGCACTCCTGATGCCCGCTGTGCCACAAGTCGTACTACATACCAACAGTACTAGACAAACTCACGGCTCATGAGATAAAGCTCAACTTTAAATTGCCGAGAGGCCGCTTTCATTTCGCCTTGGCCGATTATCTTATGACGTCAAGGCACCCATGACGCTGGTGGACTGATATCCATAAATTTTAACGGGTTTTAGGGGGGATGGCCAGATGCGGGAATCTTGAACGTTTACTTACACGAATCTGGACTGATTtctagatttttttttccatggGCACATGATATCATAGATAACAACTGAATGCATAAGGCCAGTCTTATTGGAACAGGTTTCTCCCCGTCGAAATGATTGCGGTGAATCTGCAGCAGGACTCTGGGTCTATATTGAGATATTCTAGTGTACATGGCGAATCTGGCAAATCGACTCAGCACAGGCGCGCAATCTGATGAGGCAAAAAGGTACCACTAGTGCTAGTAGCACTTTCTATCAGCATCTCAAAACCATTGGAACCCGATCGGATGTGCCGGTTAAGGGCTTGTTGATACGCGGTTCGGCGAAGCTCTGGCGCCAATGGATCTCGCATCGCCATGCCGCGCAGATCCACCTGGCATTAGTGGATATTTGGGACTTCACTTTGTACTTTACGGCAATGGCAATTTACAGCGATTGAATCGATGAGAGCCAGTTCTGTAACCACTACCTATATAGATACCAATATTAGGAAATattaagtagtattttagATGCATGTAGTAGCTGAGAAGAATTTGTAAATTAAAAGTGTCTTACAAAGCACCTGCCAGGCTCGTTGAGACTATTACAAAGAGAGTAACGAGGGAGATAGGTAAATTTTAAGGAAATTGAAGGCTAGTGTAGTTGGATGCTGCCATACTGATTATCCTCATTGGCTGGGACGCTGATACCGTTCTTCCCCATATCTGTTATCATAAAACTTGAGGAAGTTGCGTCCCGAGCAATGGCAGTGGACCGCCGGATACTTATTGTGTACCTTATAGCTTGGAATTTGGAATTTCTCTACAGCAGCTGAAACAAGCTGAGCTGAATTGAGGCCATCAACACGCTGCCGAGCAGCTGAAACCCAAATTTTCTCTCATATATCATCTCAGCACCATCCTAGCAAACAGCTCTCTTCAGTCGTCTATATGTGGCGGCCTATTTTCGACCCGAGCCGCGGGCGTGGCGCGCTGCCGCACAACTTCCTCTCTCAAGAGCCGCAGAAATACGCCACTTCATCAAAAGGGGGCTCAGGGAGACGAAGTCAGGCACCTGCTCATATCTTCGGTTGTAATCGCACCACAAGACGTGTATATGGAGATGTCTCAGCTAACGAACAAGCAGACACAGTTTGACAGCAATGTCTGGTGGCTGCACAGCGGAACCGAGCGGTGACATCGCTCACTGCGGCCGCTTCACCTTACCCCATTGCAATTTCTCCACCTCCCGTGTATGCCTTCAATGCTACCTGAACGTCTGTTGGGAGCATATGATTGGCGTCTCTCGAATTACGGCACAGCTCGTTGGGCTTTGTTGTTGCTTGGCTCGGGCGTTTACCACTTTTATTCATCCAAGCTGGCTGGCTTGGCTCGGATCCTTGCTTGGCGAAACCCCTCTGGCCAACGAGAGCTCAATGGTCGAGTCCTACACCAGAATAGTTTGCAACTCGTCTCTATGCTATCTTGGAGACTTGGCGCGATAGGTGGCCTTGGTTAGATGGGATGGATGGTGTTTCCCTAGTACTGTAGAGGCTAGATCTACAAAACAATGGCTTAGCTGGCTTTGATCCTAAGCTTGGTTGGCGCGGCAGTCAACCCGCAACCGATTGGAAGGTAAAGTTTTGCGCTCATCCGCAATAAATTAGTCTAACAGACAGTAGTGGAGTAGGCAGAGGGCGGCATACTGGGGTAAAGCAACGAGGGCCCTGGAATGCCGATCCGTTTTCATGACACAAAACGGTGCTATCCGCCGATTAATGGATGGCCATCTGAGCGTCGTATTGCATCTGCTCGTATctttggccttttcttttggcttgtTCGCTTAATCTTGACCGCGTTTTGTTAGGTCAGAGAACGACGCCGTTTTGGTAGAGGCGCCTTGTCCGCCCTGTGACCGACGTTCGCTGCCATATGGCCGAACGATCAACGGGCGGCGGCAGCCATTCGACACCCACCTCACAAGACCACAAAGACGCAACTTAAGAATAAGCAAATGTTTGGCGTTTCCAGGGCACAGGCTGGATTAGCCCCTGCACCGTCAAGTGACCGCAAGCCACCTCCGCAAATTCGCTCGTCTAGCCGAGCTCTGTATGGCCCGCGCCAGGCCGTTATGCCCCATTCTCCCTGCAATGATTCTCTTGGGCCAATGGATGTCGGCGATGGCGCTGCAGGCAGGGGTATGAGCGAGGTTTTAGGTCCCCTTGACTGGCGAGCTAGAGGTGGGAAGCCAGACGGGACGATGACAACAGCTCGCATTGCTAACGCCGGGGCGAGACGTGAGTCGACGCAGGTGCCCAGTGGAAAGCCACCAACCATGCATATGGCTCTTTTGGACGCTGGCGCCGGCCGGCTCTCAGAGCTCCTCGTGATCGCGTGCCTCGGGGCGAGACGAAGCATCAGAtcagagacaaaaagaagccaaCTGCCCTCTTCCCAGGCCCTTTTATTCCGCCAAGAGACATTTTGCACAATTGAAAATTACCGTCGGTGACATAcgtgcttttctttttttctttttttgtttattgtTTCCAACACCTGCGCGCCTTTATTCACATTCTGGCCCCGTATTCCTTCCTCTGCCCTGTTGTCGCTCCTCCAGACCCGCATATATCCCCCATTGGCCCTCCACAGTCGTCTTCTCGGCTGCATGACTTTTCCCAAGGGTGGTGTGAGAAACAGACGAATCTGTGTCAGTCAAGGTGTGAGCGTGTATGGATGGCTATGGTATACATAGGTAGGCATGGTACGGAGTAATATGCGTCGTCTCCATTTTTGGGACCCCTGTTGCTACCACGACACACACTTGGcattttatatttagtaCTCATCACGTCCGCCATTCCACTCCTCTCGAGACCTGCTTGTCACTCCCTTTTGCTGTCCGTTTCCTGATTCATACTTGCTCTAGGCTTCTCTAAACCTACGTTCTGTACCTAGCTTGCGTGGGCTTTCCCTGTACGATTCTGGCTTAACGTCAGCTTACCGGGAAGACTTATTATCATACGTTATATCGCCACCAACTCCCGCTGTTGAGCACTCTCTTAAATGCGGCTCCAGTAATTGCGTGTAAATAAGCAACAATACTGGTGCTCTCCATCGACGCGGGGAAAACACGAACAAGCTCCTCCTCGGGGCCTCAGAAACCAAGAAACGAATCCTTCGCCATGTTTTATGAGACACACTACGTGCATGATGCGAAAATGGCTGCCCATCAGCCCATGCCGTACAGAGGCCCGGTAAAAGGCTCTTCGCGCAACCAGGCCTCGAAACAGTCGCGGCAATCCAAAGCGCTTGATCCTGAAGATTTGACAAGACGGCTGCAAATTGTGCTAGCCGAACAAAAAGCCgtggcagagaagaagaagcgggcTAGAGCAGCAGTCGAAGCCGAGCGACAAGCAAAcgccgcagctgcggcaCGAAATGCAAGCGTCCTGCATCCCGGCCAGCACGGAATTCCCTTGGGACCAACTGCCCCGTCTACGTATatacaaaagaagcaaataaCGGCGTCGAAATCACACGGTAAACTTATATCTCGAGATTCAAGCGAACATGCGGCCAAGACAGAGAAGCCTCAAGTGGCTGGGATGAAAAATTCTACCACATCATCTAGCAACAGAAATTCAGAGGATGCCGCCCCATCCAACTACCGGCACGTCCCTCAGTTTGCTGCCTCGCAGTTTGCCCGGACGACGACTACCGAGACGGTTACGGAGAAGCATCTCCTACACAAGTTGTCCAGGAAGGCCATGAAGTTCCATATGGAAGGGCCCAACGCAATGGCTGGCATGGCAGCCTCAGACCTTACGCCATCTGAGCAGAACAAAGCACTCAGAAGAGTACAGAgtatgagagagagacaatATGAGCGGAACCAGTTTCAGCACAGTCATACACTCGCCACTACGGCCGAGATTGAGGAGAAGCCAGCATCTCCCGCTACTGCTCATACATTCCAAGAACATCGCAAGTCCAGAGACGAACCAAACAAAGACCTGCGGAGGAGAAGCGTGGGTGCTATCCTCGGCATGATGATATCAGCAGATGCCGAACCCGCCAGAGCATCATTGTCTTCTGCAGAGAATCAGTCAGTTGCCAACCACTCTGATGCCCTACCAGCCAATGCCGACGAGCACCGCGTAGATTGGACTCAGAGTGACGAAGCTGCCATTCTTCAGCAACAACAGAAgcaacagctgcagcaaccGCAGCAGCCACTTAAAGCTAGTACAAGCCAACATGCGTTGCGCAAGTCTGAATCGAGATGGGCTTTGCGAACTAAGCTTGGAAGCTTTGGCAAGAAGAGCGACAAACTTTCTTCACCTAcggaagaaaaagacgaagagTCGCTCGTCGAGTCACCTAAATCTCCCCTTGCAAAAGCAGGGGGACTGTTTGCACGGTTTAAGCGTTAGTCTACTTCttctgccaaaaaaaaaaaaaaaaaaaaaaaaaaaaaaagaaaacgaaagaaagaaaagacaataTATATCCACACATGGGGACGAAGGGATCGAATATGTACCTTGAGTAATCTGGCTGGATGCTTGAATGCTTGAGGATGATGTAATGATAATATATGTTGGTGTATACATCGGCaatggagagatggctgtTGTATATGATTGGGATGTGGTAAAAGAAAGCGAGTCGATGTGTTTTATAGGAGAAGTTCTGTTCTTCTCGACCAAGATCATTATACCCCCAAAATAGTCGCATAGGCCTCCCTCAAGCCTATActttctataaatataacttattttagcGATTCGCTCGCTCATGTCTTCGATGTATGTCTTATTGATTTCGTCGATCCTCTGCCAGTAGACGCTCGATGAGAGCGGTGTCTTGCTCGGCAATCTGGCGCTGCACATAGGCCGCGGCATCGTTCCTATCGTTTGTCTCATTCATAATGTGCAGTATCAGCTCTGTATACTCGCGGATCGCCTCGCCGTCCTCGCCGCTAGCCTTCCTTGCCTTTCGCAGAGCAGCTTTGCCATTCTTGATGCCAATGTCGTGGTTCCACTGACCCCTGCCGCTATTGTTACTCGCGGGCAGGCCCTTCATGAGGGAAGCAGGTATGGCTTTGGAGACGGCATCTGGGGATTCGGGCGGGGGCTGGGTCGCATCGTGGATTTCGAGGAGCTGGTTCGGTAAGTTTGGGTATTTCTtgaagagaagctgaagcttgTCCGAGGTGGCGAGGGCGCTGAAGGGATTGGAGGGGTCGATGTGCTCTGacaaaggaggaagaggcgccGCTGCTGGGGGAGGCGCATTCAGTGTTTGGCTTGCTGGCTTGGGTTCTTCCTTTGGAGGATCGGGAGGGTGGTTTTGCTGATGGGCTTTGCTGCAGGGGACGGAACAGCTGTGAACTTGTTAGACGAgttgttcttctttctttctttctttcttgtcttcaTGTTGTTTTGTCTTTGCGAACAAAGCCAACATGATGCGAGCGCAAAGAGGATTCGCCGGGACGTACTATGGAAGACGGCATCGCGAACACTTGTATTTGCCAGGGTTGATCTCGCAAACACCGCAAAGGTTGGCATTTGGCATCCGCATCGAGGGCGCTTGCGACGCCGcaccatcgccattgtcGCTGGCATTCTGCTGGGTTGCGTCTGCACCCGCGTCTGACACATGCGCTTGCTGGCTGGCGGAGATGGGGTTCTCGTCTATAGAGCTCGCAGCAGCCTCGATGCCAGACATCTCCGCGGGagctgaagaggcagagCTCTCTTCAGCCTCGCAATGGAGAGCCTCTGACGCCATTGTTTGTATTGATAGGTGGTTCGCAGCAGGGTGTTCGTTTAATGTTCGGCACGTGTGCGATTCTACATATAAAAGTGTGATGTTAAGAGTAACGCCCCGCCACtctaaattttttttttttttgggcagGCCTACTTAGTCGTTTTGCGCGcagatctttttttttttccctttccaccCTTCTCTGTGGTACAaagtacatatatacatacatacggcAGTAGCACATTGTTCAAATTATACGGCTTAAACCACTTACAGGGAGCTCCTGGCGCAAGGAACATGTTTGTCAAGGGGgcgcaggaagaagaaaaaaaattatggcGTCCCTACACCCTGGAAATCCCTACACCCTGGAAATCCCTACACCCTGGAAATGCAAGTCAGTGAATCATTGGAGCATCAGTTGCGTCATATTGGCCGTCTAATAGCTGGTGAGATTTTTGCAAATGAGCGCCTACAGGCCGCCCCTTCTTGGAGCATAGAAAGCAACATAACCTTCTGCTGTGGCGAGAGAAGTCAAGTTCTGCTGGTCTCAACCGCTGTTCATTATGCTAGTTCTCCATTGGCCGTGGTGAAGACGACGCAAGTTTGACTACCATTCAACCATTGCAAGTATCGACATGATATTCCTGTCAgtttttgtttcttgttttACTCCGTACTATTAGCTAAGAAGAACGCCACTGTGGCGCCTCTTGATTGACGCATGGCGGCCGAGCTGaattaagtaaaggaaagaATAGATATACGTATCTCGCTGGATTGTTTCGAGACATGTTGGGGATACTGCTGGATGTCGTTCGCCGCTTTGTGTTATCGGTCAGAGTGACTTGCCTGAGAGTCCTCACTGAGGTCGTTTGGCTTGGCTCGCGGCGGCCAAGCCGTAGGGCTACAATGCCGCGCATGCTAGTGAATAAGCTCCAGTTGGTAGATTCCTA comes from Trichoderma asperellum chromosome 3, complete sequence and encodes:
- a CDS encoding uncharacterized protein (EggNog:ENOG41) yields the protein MFYETHYVHDAKMAAHQPMPYRGPVKGSSRNQASKQSRQSKALDPEDLTRRLQIVLAEQKAVAEKKKRARAAVEAERQANAAAAARNASVLHPGQHGIPLGPTAPSTYIQKKQITASKSHGKLISRDSSEHAAKTEKPQVAGMKNSTTSSSNRNSEDAAPSNYRHVPQFAASQFARTTTTETVTEKHLLHKLSRKAMKFHMEGPNAMAGMAASDLTPSEQNKALRRVQSMRERQYERNQFQHSHTLATTAEIEEKPASPATAHTFQEHRKSRDEPNKDLRRRSVGAILGMMISADAEPARASLSSAENQSVANHSDALPANADEHRVDWTQSDEAAILQQQQKQQLQQPQQPLKASTSQHALRKSESRWALRTKLGSFGKKSDKLSSPTEEKDEESLVESPKSPLAKAGGLFARFKR
- a CDS encoding uncharacterized protein (EggNog:ENOG41), with the translated sequence MASEALHCEAEESSASSAPAEMSGIEAAASSIDENPISASQQAHVSDAGADATQQNASDNGDGAASQAPSMRMPNANLCGVCEINPGKYKCSRCRLPYCSVPCSKAHQQNHPPDPPKEEPKPASQTLNAPPPAAAPLPPLSEHIDPSNPFSALATSDKLQLLFKKYPNLPNQLLEIHDATQPPPESPDAVSKAIPASLMKGLPASNNSGRGQWNHDIGIKNGKAALRKARKASGEDGEAIREYTELILHIMNETNDRNDAAAYVQRQIAEQDTALIERLLAEDRRNQ